Genomic DNA from Amycolatopsis alba DSM 44262:
GCCCTTGGTGTTGACGCCGACACCGATCTTCTTCAGCTTGCAGTTGAGGATGTTCGCGCGGTGACCTTCGGAGTTCATCCAGGCGTCCATCACCTTGGCGGCGTTCGACTGGCCCTTGGCGATGTTCTCGGCGCCGGGCTTGTCGTAGCCTGCGGCGCGGATGCGCTGGTCGAACGTGGTGCCTTCCGGCGTGGTGTGCGAGAAGTAGTTCCGGGCCGACATGTCGTCACTGTGGCCCTGCGCCGCGGCGGCGAGGTGCGACTCGTTGCTCACCGGCGAGCAGCCCGCGTCGGCACGCTCGGCGTTGACGAGGTCGATGACCTGACCGGCGAGCGAACTGTCCTGCGAGCGAGGCGGATCCTGGGCCTTGCTCGGGGTGGGCTTGGGGGCCTCGGAAGGCTTGGGCGGCTCGGCCGGGGCGGAGGACGAGCTGGGTGGCGCGGAGGAAGACGTGGGAGCAGCCGAAGACGAGGTCGGAGCGGACGAGCCGGGTGCGGGGCCGTCCGGGGCCGCGGCGGACGTCTGGCCGAAGTAGGCGGGAGGCTTCGCGAGGGCGTCGCCGGGTCTGCCCTTGGTGTCGGGAACGCTCAGCGACAAGTTGCTCAACGCGGTGCCCTGGAACCGGTCGGTCACCATCAGGTAGCTCGCACTCGCGATCACCCCACCCAGCAGAACACTGAGTGTGACAAGCAGTAACCGGCTTCTTGTTCTATTGGGGGACACGGGGCCGAAAACTATCACGAACTGGTTACGGCAATACCCCCGAAAGTAGTAATACCGGTCAGCGGTTGCGGTGGGTGCTCTGTCTTTGAGTGATCAAACTCGTTGACTCATGGGTGATCGCGGTCGCGTCGGCCAGGAACCGGAGAACGGTCTCAAGCTCACTGTCCGTGTACCCCTCGCAGGCCTCTCGGACCCGCTTCACCAGGTGATCCCACATCGGCGCGGCGGCGGCCACCATCGCTCCGTCGATCTCGATGAGCACCTTCCGCCTGTCCTCGGGATGCGGTTTCCGCGCGACGATCCCCTTGCCCACAAGCCTGTCGATGAGCGCGGTGATCGACGCCGGCGCGAGCCCTGAGAGCTGCGAGAGCGCCTTCGGCGTCTGAGGACCGAAGCGGGCGAGGTAGTCCGCCACCTTGCTCTCGACAGCCGAGAGGCCGCCCTGCTCGGCGATCGCCGAGTGGAACATGACCGTCTCCGTCGACAGCGCCCGCGATCCACCGAGGATGCGCTCGACCAGTTCCGCCCGCTCGCTTGACACGTCGGCCAGCCTAGCGGAGTCTTTAGTTCGATAGAACGAATTAGTTTCTAAGAGATTCGATAGGGTGAACGACATGGGGAAGATCCTGATCGCCGGCGGGGGTATCGCGGGCACGATCACGGCGATCGCACTGCACGAGACGGGCCACGAGCCGGTGATCCACGAGGCGCACGACCGGACCGCCGAAGGGGTCGGCGCGTTCCTGACCCTCGCGGTGAACGGCCTCGACGCGCTGGCACCGCTGGGACTGAAAAGCCTGGTCAAAGACCTGGGGTTCGACACGCCGCGGATGAAGATGTACCTGGGGAACGGGCGCGAACTGGCGGACTTCGCACTCGGCGGGCAGCTGGAGGACGGCACCGTGAGCCAGACCGTCCTGCGCTCCGACCTGTACGTCGCCCTTCGCGACGAAGCCGTCAGACGGGGCATCGAGGTCCGCTACGGCAAACGTCTGGCCGACGCGCGCGAGTCTGGCGACAGTGTGCGCGCGACGTTCGAGGACGGCTCGTCGTCCGAAGGCGACCTGCTGATCGGTGCAGACGGGCTCCGGTCGCGGGTGCGGGAGATCATCGACCCGCGGGCGCCGTCGCCGCGCTACGTGCCCCTGCTGAACACCGGCGGGCTGGCCGAAGGCCTGCGACTGGACGACGAGCCCGGCGTCATGCACATGACCTTCGGCAAACGGCTGTTCTTCGCGCACGTCGTCCACCCGGACGGCGGCGTCTGGTGGTTCGCGAACGTGCCCCGGAAGCATGATCCGTCGCAAGCGGAGCTCGCCACGAT
This window encodes:
- a CDS encoding MarR family winged helix-turn-helix transcriptional regulator, whose translation is MSSERAELVERILGGSRALSTETVMFHSAIAEQGGLSAVESKVADYLARFGPQTPKALSQLSGLAPASITALIDRLVGKGIVARKPHPEDRRKVLIEIDGAMVAAAAPMWDHLVKRVREACEGYTDSELETVLRFLADATAITHESTSLITQRQSTHRNR
- a CDS encoding CAP domain-containing protein; this encodes MIASASYLMVTDRFQGTALSNLSLSVPDTKGRPGDALAKPPAYFGQTSAAAPDGPAPGSSAPTSSSAAPTSSSAPPSSSSAPAEPPKPSEAPKPTPSKAQDPPRSQDSSLAGQVIDLVNAERADAGCSPVSNESHLAAAAQGHSDDMSARNYFSHTTPEGTTFDQRIRAAGYDKPGAENIAKGQSNAAKVMDAWMNSEGHRANILNCKLKKIGVGVNTKGMYWTQNFGY
- a CDS encoding FAD-dependent oxidoreductase; the protein is MGKILIAGGGIAGTITAIALHETGHEPVIHEAHDRTAEGVGAFLTLAVNGLDALAPLGLKSLVKDLGFDTPRMKMYLGNGRELADFALGGQLEDGTVSQTVLRSDLYVALRDEAVRRGIEVRYGKRLADARESGDSVRATFEDGSSSEGDLLIGADGLRSRVREIIDPRAPSPRYVPLLNTGGLAEGLRLDDEPGVMHMTFGKRLFFAHVVHPDGGVWWFANVPRKHDPSQAELATMTSEDLIRQLASDRTPAVEIVRATRKVYRPWATYDFPSVPTWRTDRMVIIGDAAHATSPAAGQGAAMAIEDAVTLARCLRDVPSIAKALAVYEGLRRERVEAVVERGKRNGDAKAVGPVGRVIRDFFIARAFKNPPSEDPNAFMWRHRIDWEAPVS